A stretch of Allostreptomyces psammosilenae DNA encodes these proteins:
- a CDS encoding type II toxin-antitoxin system RelE family toxin, with protein sequence MSKYRTVFRPAAQEELRKLPRDAALRILLKLTDLETDPFGFNTTALVGQPELRRLRVGDFRIIYTVDNGELVVWIVRVGHRSTVYGD encoded by the coding sequence GTGAGTAAGTACCGCACCGTCTTCCGGCCAGCCGCTCAGGAGGAGCTGCGCAAGCTGCCGCGCGACGCGGCCCTGCGCATCCTCCTGAAGCTCACCGACCTGGAGACCGATCCGTTCGGCTTCAACACGACGGCGCTCGTAGGGCAGCCCGAGCTCCGCCGGCTACGTGTGGGGGACTTCCGGATCATCTACACGGTCGACAACGGCGAGCTCGTCGTGTGGATCGTCCGGGTCGGCCACCGCTCCACCGTCTACGGCGACTGA
- a CDS encoding type II toxin-antitoxin system Phd/YefM family antitoxin → MSEMPVETIREIRAHLADVVDRAERADQPTVITRRGKEVAAVVPIELLRQYQRWEEREIIRIVEERMADRSPGIPLEDVLRETLERGE, encoded by the coding sequence ATGTCCGAGATGCCTGTCGAGACCATCCGCGAGATTCGCGCCCACCTGGCCGACGTCGTCGACCGGGCCGAGCGCGCTGACCAGCCCACCGTCATCACGCGCCGGGGCAAGGAGGTCGCCGCAGTCGTACCGATAGAGCTACTGCGCCAGTACCAGCGTTGGGAGGAGCGAGAGATCATCCGCATCGTCGAGGAGCGCATGGCTGACCGCTCCCCCGGCATTCCGCTGGAGGACGTGCTCAGGGAAACGCTGGAGCGCGGTGAGTAA